A stretch of Desulfurivibrio alkaliphilus AHT 2 DNA encodes these proteins:
- a CDS encoding DUF4382 domain-containing protein — protein MLSLSVTDAPVAEATAVWVQFSGVELQSSSHGRQTFDFSEEPKQIDLLALEGGGSELLLDEVSLPAGNYQWVRLMVDTEPGVLDSYLVSATGEHELTIPSGDQTGLKLIRGFVVPAGGHADFTIDFDLRKSVVGDDEKGYKLRPTLRMVDNSEVGAVIGHVDIANLCGSEEGAAVYVFPGPDTSPVDININEEQGPLVVAPVRFNEEEGQYCYRAAFLTAGEYTLALTCQADQDDPEATDDIAFVEQQNVMVEAGAPPTQAHFPAE, from the coding sequence ATGTTGTCTCTCAGCGTGACCGATGCGCCGGTGGCTGAAGCCACGGCGGTGTGGGTGCAGTTCAGCGGGGTTGAGTTGCAGAGCAGCAGTCATGGTCGGCAAACTTTTGATTTCAGCGAGGAACCCAAGCAGATTGACCTGCTGGCCCTGGAAGGGGGCGGTTCGGAATTGTTGCTCGACGAAGTGAGTCTGCCCGCCGGTAATTACCAATGGGTGCGGTTGATGGTGGACACCGAGCCCGGGGTGCTGGACTCGTACCTGGTGAGCGCCACCGGTGAGCATGAATTGACGATTCCCAGCGGCGATCAGACCGGTCTCAAGCTGATACGGGGCTTTGTGGTGCCCGCCGGAGGCCACGCCGATTTCACCATTGATTTCGACCTGCGCAAGTCCGTGGTGGGTGATGACGAAAAAGGCTACAAACTGCGGCCGACTTTGCGGATGGTCGATAACAGCGAAGTGGGAGCGGTGATCGGCCACGTCGACATAGCCAACTTGTGTGGCAGTGAAGAGGGGGCGGCGGTATATGTTTTCCCCGGTCCCGATACAAGCCCGGTGGATATCAACATCAACGAAGAGCAGGGACCGCTGGTGGTTGCTCCGGTCCGGTTCAATGAGGAAGAGGGCCAGTATTGCTATCGGGCCGCCTTTTTGACGGCCGGCGAATACACCTTGGCTCTTACCTGTCAGGCGGACCAGGATGACCCGGAAGCCACCGACGATATTGCCTTTGTGGAGCAGCAGAATGTGATGGTGGAGGCCGGTGCGCCCCCCACCCAAGCGCACTTTCCGGCCGAATAA
- a CDS encoding formylglycine-generating enzyme family protein, whose amino-acid sequence MFCGEVLPEQDTTTAAEASLWSAPHTGMEFVPVPGGSFRMGNIWDDGGRDEQPVHLVQVAAFQLARYPVTQAQWQAVMGHNPAEASGQVFVGDDKPVVNVSWNDAKDFIARLNQASGENFRLPSEAQWEYAARSGGKEQKWAGTSEEKLLPEYAWYSANSQGRPQPVGRKLPNGLGLHDMSGNVWEWCEDIWHPNYEGAPTDSSPRLGTAAGDREAERRVMRGGSWNFNALNARTTYRDWNDTGYRFFVIGLRLAR is encoded by the coding sequence ATGTTCTGCGGCGAGGTCCTGCCCGAGCAGGACACCACCACTGCGGCTGAAGCGAGCCTGTGGTCGGCCCCCCACACCGGCATGGAGTTTGTGCCGGTGCCGGGGGGAAGCTTCCGGATGGGCAATATCTGGGACGACGGCGGGCGGGATGAACAGCCGGTCCACCTGGTTCAGGTGGCGGCTTTTCAACTCGCCCGCTATCCCGTCACCCAGGCCCAGTGGCAGGCGGTGATGGGCCACAACCCGGCGGAGGCTTCCGGCCAGGTCTTTGTCGGCGACGACAAACCGGTGGTCAATGTAAGCTGGAACGACGCCAAGGATTTCATCGCCCGGCTCAACCAAGCCAGCGGGGAAAATTTCCGCCTGCCCAGCGAGGCCCAGTGGGAATACGCCGCCCGTTCCGGCGGCAAAGAACAAAAATGGGCCGGGACCAGCGAGGAAAAACTGCTGCCCGAATACGCCTGGTACAGCGCCAACAGCCAGGGCCGGCCGCAACCGGTGGGGCGCAAGCTCCCCAACGGCCTGGGCCTGCACGACATGAGCGGCAACGTCTGGGAATGGTGCGAGGATATCTGGCACCCCAACTACGAAGGCGCTCCCACCGACTCATCCCCCCGGCTCGGCACCGCAGCCGGCGACCGGGAGGCCGAACGTCGGGTGATGCGGGGCGGCTCCTGGAACTTCAACGCCCTCAACGCCCGCACCACCTACCGCGACTGGAACGACACCGGCTACCGCTTCTTCGTCATCGGCCTGCGCCTGGCCCGCTGA
- a CDS encoding glutamine synthetase III — translation MCASSCCKKGAHHAVCCHGHGASSPARSGKTIGAAVPELFGANVFSDQVMKARLPKETYKALQRTINAGASLQADVAAVVANAMKDWAIERGATHYTHWFQPLTGATAEKHDSFISPSVEGTVIMEFSGKQLIQGEPDASSFPSGGLRVTFEARGYTAWDCTSPAFLKEDGAGNVTLCIPTAFCSYKGEALDKKTPLLRSMNAVSRQALRVLRAMGNSTSQKVIPTVGAEQEYFLVEKEYYSKRLDMMNCGRTLFGAPSPKGQELEDQYFGAIKDRVSAYMKDLDTELWKMGVTSKTKHNEVAPAQYEMAPVFTSTNIAADHNQLVMETMQKVALRHNMVCLLHEKPYAGVNGSGKHNNWSLATDDGINLLEPGQTPGDNAQFLVFLCAMIKAVDEHADIMRTTCGSSGNDHRLGANEAPPAIISIFLGQELTEILEKLAKGEKICSPEGCQFVKIGVDSLPDLPKDNTDRNRTSPFAFTGNKFEFRMVGSSQSISGHNVALNTIAAEALDEIAGRLEKAKDVNKEIQALIKETMAKHGRIIFNGNNYSDEWVVEAQKRGLPNVKNTADALKTLVTPKTIKLFDKYSVLSKEELHSRYEIYSEQYAKHLNIEARAAVQMTRRQYIPAVIRYISVLGASAGAAGKHGNVQKKLLEKISKLLEAVDKKVDKLEAEAQKARAIEDVGKQASAFRDKVIPTMLSLREDVDQLEELLPADLWPVPTYSDLLFKL, via the coding sequence ATGTGCGCATCGTCCTGTTGCAAGAAAGGCGCTCATCATGCTGTTTGTTGCCACGGCCACGGGGCTTCCAGCCCGGCCCGCAGCGGCAAGACCATCGGCGCCGCCGTCCCGGAACTTTTTGGAGCCAACGTCTTCAGCGACCAGGTAATGAAGGCCCGTCTGCCCAAAGAGACCTACAAGGCCCTGCAACGCACCATCAACGCCGGCGCCTCCCTACAGGCGGACGTGGCGGCAGTGGTGGCCAACGCCATGAAGGATTGGGCCATTGAACGGGGAGCCACCCACTACACCCACTGGTTTCAGCCCCTGACCGGAGCCACCGCCGAAAAGCACGATTCCTTCATCAGCCCTTCCGTGGAAGGGACGGTGATCATGGAATTTTCCGGCAAGCAGTTGATCCAGGGCGAACCCGACGCCTCGTCTTTCCCCAGCGGCGGCCTGCGGGTAACCTTCGAGGCCCGGGGCTACACCGCCTGGGACTGCACCTCACCGGCCTTCCTGAAGGAAGATGGGGCCGGCAACGTCACCCTCTGCATCCCCACCGCCTTTTGCTCCTATAAAGGAGAGGCCCTGGACAAGAAAACCCCGCTGCTGCGCTCGATGAACGCCGTCTCCAGGCAGGCCTTGCGGGTGCTGCGGGCTATGGGCAACAGCACGTCGCAGAAGGTAATCCCCACCGTGGGGGCGGAGCAGGAGTACTTCCTGGTGGAAAAGGAGTACTACAGCAAGCGGCTGGACATGATGAACTGCGGCCGCACCCTGTTCGGCGCCCCCTCCCCCAAGGGCCAGGAGCTGGAAGACCAGTATTTCGGGGCGATCAAGGACCGGGTTTCGGCCTACATGAAGGACCTGGACACCGAACTCTGGAAGATGGGGGTCACCTCCAAGACCAAGCACAACGAAGTGGCCCCGGCCCAGTACGAAATGGCCCCGGTCTTCACCTCCACCAATATCGCCGCCGACCATAACCAGTTGGTGATGGAGACCATGCAGAAGGTGGCCCTGCGCCACAACATGGTCTGCCTGCTGCACGAAAAGCCCTATGCCGGGGTCAACGGTTCGGGCAAACACAACAACTGGTCGCTGGCCACCGACGACGGCATCAACCTGCTGGAACCCGGCCAGACCCCCGGCGACAACGCCCAGTTCCTGGTCTTCCTCTGCGCCATGATCAAGGCGGTGGACGAACACGCCGACATCATGCGGACCACCTGCGGCAGCTCCGGCAACGACCATCGCCTGGGGGCCAACGAGGCGCCGCCGGCCATTATCTCCATCTTCCTGGGTCAGGAACTGACCGAGATTCTGGAAAAACTGGCCAAGGGGGAAAAGATCTGCTCGCCGGAAGGCTGCCAGTTTGTCAAAATCGGGGTCGACTCCCTGCCCGACCTGCCCAAGGACAACACCGACCGTAACCGGACCTCGCCCTTTGCCTTCACCGGCAACAAGTTCGAGTTCCGCATGGTGGGCTCTTCCCAGTCGATCTCCGGCCATAACGTGGCCCTGAACACCATCGCCGCCGAGGCCCTGGACGAAATCGCCGGCCGGTTGGAAAAGGCCAAGGATGTCAACAAAGAGATCCAGGCCCTGATCAAGGAAACCATGGCCAAACACGGCCGGATCATCTTCAACGGCAACAACTACTCGGACGAATGGGTGGTGGAGGCCCAAAAACGGGGCCTGCCCAACGTCAAAAACACCGCTGACGCCTTAAAGACCCTGGTTACCCCGAAGACCATCAAGCTTTTCGACAAGTACAGTGTATTAAGCAAAGAAGAGCTGCATTCCCGCTACGAGATTTACTCGGAGCAGTACGCCAAGCACCTTAACATCGAGGCCCGGGCCGCCGTGCAGATGACCCGCCGCCAGTACATCCCGGCGGTGATTCGCTATATCAGCGTGCTGGGGGCTTCAGCCGGTGCCGCCGGCAAGCATGGCAACGTGCAGAAGAAACTGCTGGAGAAGATCTCCAAACTGCTGGAGGCGGTGGACAAAAAGGTGGACAAACTGGAAGCTGAGGCCCAGAAGGCTCGGGCCATTGAGGATGTGGGCAAACAGGCCAGCGCCTTCCGCGACAAGGTGATCCCCACCATGCTCAGCCTGCGCGAAGACGTCGACCAACTGGAAGAGCTGCTGCCGGCGGACCTGTGGCCGGTGCCGACTTACAGCGACCTGCTGTTCAAGCTGTAG
- a CDS encoding tetratricopeptide repeat protein — MKKTFLISGLMVFGLSMLLPVTAPLFAADCQVIGGEIESETNLLKRQALARQGVVACPDDPRINFHYAYSLERFRQYREALKHYQQAAIHDPEFAASYFGMGDMYLQLGRPEDAVKAYEFGLALAPEAGRAQRSLAEARSRLQEQATGRHDDDVTSFAGLMGLEPEQEPDPEPVVEAVPQQEEPPKAVTHLLVYAAGAGGSIAGDVSQQVVEGEDGRKVTAEPEVGYQFVAWSDGRTDNPRVDSGVSRDVTVAAGFAPVVYTVTALTGPNGDIAGRGSQPVVHGGEVGFAVKPGAGYIASAEGSCDGYFDGDLYRIGSVTADCTVNFTFAAIRDEPEDAAGVSVDEVVVEAAVEAPGVEATAVEMASPEPSTAVSDKPLEGERLGDTWWRVQGSDGAGSITESATVGQKMEQGGRLGDTWLRPLPD; from the coding sequence ATGAAAAAGACTTTTCTGATCTCCGGGCTGATGGTGTTTGGGCTGTCAATGTTGCTGCCGGTGACTGCCCCCCTGTTTGCTGCCGACTGCCAGGTCATCGGCGGCGAAATTGAAAGCGAGACCAACCTGTTAAAGCGCCAGGCCCTGGCCCGGCAGGGGGTGGTCGCCTGCCCCGATGATCCCCGCATTAATTTCCACTATGCATACTCTCTTGAGCGTTTTCGGCAATACCGCGAGGCCCTTAAGCATTATCAGCAGGCCGCCATACATGATCCGGAGTTTGCCGCCAGCTATTTTGGCATGGGTGATATGTACCTGCAGCTTGGCCGGCCCGAAGACGCCGTCAAGGCTTATGAGTTTGGTTTGGCCCTGGCGCCGGAGGCCGGGCGCGCCCAAAGATCCCTGGCTGAAGCCCGCAGTCGGCTCCAGGAGCAGGCCACGGGCCGCCACGATGATGATGTCACCTCATTTGCCGGTCTGATGGGGCTTGAGCCCGAACAAGAGCCCGACCCGGAGCCGGTGGTTGAGGCGGTACCGCAGCAAGAGGAGCCGCCGAAGGCGGTCACTCATCTCCTGGTTTATGCCGCCGGCGCCGGCGGCTCGATTGCCGGTGATGTTTCCCAGCAGGTGGTGGAGGGTGAAGATGGCCGCAAGGTCACCGCCGAGCCGGAGGTTGGCTACCAGTTTGTTGCCTGGAGTGATGGGCGCACCGACAACCCTCGGGTGGATAGCGGAGTGAGCAGAGATGTTACCGTAGCAGCCGGCTTTGCCCCAGTGGTCTATACTGTGACGGCCCTGACCGGGCCTAACGGCGATATCGCCGGTCGTGGGTCACAGCCTGTGGTGCACGGGGGTGAGGTTGGTTTCGCGGTTAAGCCCGGGGCGGGTTACATCGCCAGCGCGGAAGGAAGTTGTGACGGTTATTTTGATGGTGACCTCTACCGCATCGGCTCGGTTACCGCCGATTGCACGGTGAACTTTACTTTTGCCGCCATCAGGGACGAGCCGGAAGATGCGGCTGGGGTGTCGGTGGATGAGGTGGTCGTGGAAGCGGCTGTGGAGGCCCCCGGCGTTGAGGCAACGGCCGTGGAAATGGCGAGCCCTGAGCCGTCGACGGCGGTCAGCGATAAACCGCTTGAAGGAGAACGCCTGGGTGATACCTGGTGGCGAGTGCAGGGCAGTGACGGCGCAGGTTCGATAACCGAGTCGGCCACCGTTGGGCAAAAGATGGAGCAGGGTGGGCGGCTGGGTGATACCTGGCTGCGCCCGTTGCCTGATTGA
- a CDS encoding RrF2 family transcriptional regulator, which produces MQITRATDYAIRCVYCLARHPGELWMIDDIAREMEIPNSFLAKILQKLARAQIVESQRGVRGGFRLARAPEEISLHDVVVATEGPVAMNVCTLEGERCDRVEKCRVHPVWVTIRQEVEEALQKRKFADFL; this is translated from the coding sequence ATGCAGATTACCCGAGCCACCGATTATGCCATTCGTTGCGTTTACTGCCTGGCCCGGCATCCCGGTGAGTTGTGGATGATCGACGATATTGCCCGGGAAATGGAGATTCCCAACAGTTTTTTGGCCAAGATTCTGCAAAAACTGGCCCGGGCGCAGATCGTCGAGTCGCAGCGGGGGGTCAGGGGCGGTTTTCGCCTGGCTCGCGCCCCGGAAGAGATCAGCCTCCATGACGTGGTGGTGGCCACCGAGGGTCCGGTGGCGATGAATGTATGCACCCTGGAAGGAGAGCGTTGCGACCGGGTTGAAAAATGCCGGGTGCATCCGGTCTGGGTGACCATTCGTCAAGAGGTGGAGGAAGCACTGCAGAAAAGAAAATTTGCCGACTTTTTGTAA
- a CDS encoding protein adenylyltransferase SelO yields the protein MASPTVSFEHSYAHELPGLYTPWQGQQWPKPQLVLLNERLAQALGLDPAALTSVEGVAMLSGHAMPDTARPLAMAYAGHQFGGFSAQLGDGRAILVGEVIDPQGKRWDLHLKGSGQTPFARGGDGRAVLGPVLREYMISEAMAALGVPTTRALAACTTGERILRQRGLEPGAVLARVAASHLRVGTFQFLAARGDNQLLQRLADYAISRHDPDLTEAPHRYLKLLARVSARQAQTVAHWMGIGFVHGVMNTDNTTISGETIDYGPCAFMERYDPQTCFSSIDHQGRYAYGNQPAIIFWNLARLAETLLPLINTDEDRAIEGALQVIKEAQTFYRAAWLQVFTRKLGLNRPDAALIEEMHQLWQGQGVDFTSFFRALPAALGGDEAPLRALFDDDAAVGDWLAGYRALASNATPELVARNNPVYIPRNQLVEEALQAASFQDDMEPFRRLLALVQAPFTHVDSAEAYARPAPHDAPQIVTYCGT from the coding sequence ATGGCAAGCCCCACCGTTAGCTTTGAACACAGCTATGCGCATGAGTTACCCGGGCTTTACACCCCCTGGCAGGGGCAGCAATGGCCCAAGCCACAGCTGGTGCTGCTCAATGAAAGACTGGCGCAGGCCCTGGGGCTTGACCCGGCGGCGTTGACCAGTGTCGAAGGGGTGGCAATGCTGTCCGGCCATGCCATGCCCGACACGGCGCGCCCCCTGGCCATGGCCTACGCCGGCCACCAGTTCGGCGGATTTTCCGCGCAACTGGGCGATGGCCGCGCGATCCTGGTAGGTGAGGTAATCGACCCCCAAGGCAAGCGCTGGGACCTTCACCTGAAAGGTTCCGGCCAAACTCCCTTTGCCCGCGGGGGCGATGGCCGCGCCGTACTGGGGCCGGTGCTGCGCGAATATATGATCTCGGAAGCAATGGCCGCCTTGGGCGTGCCCACCACCCGCGCCCTGGCCGCCTGCACCACCGGTGAGCGGATTTTGCGCCAGCGGGGGCTGGAGCCGGGCGCCGTGCTGGCGAGGGTGGCCGCAAGCCATCTACGGGTCGGCACCTTCCAGTTTCTCGCCGCCCGTGGCGACAACCAGCTGCTGCAGAGGCTGGCGGACTATGCCATTTCCCGCCATGATCCCGACTTGACCGAGGCGCCGCACCGCTACCTTAAGCTGCTGGCCCGGGTGAGCGCCCGCCAGGCACAAACCGTTGCCCACTGGATGGGGATCGGTTTCGTCCATGGGGTGATGAACACCGACAACACCACCATTTCCGGCGAAACCATCGATTACGGCCCCTGCGCCTTCATGGAACGTTATGACCCACAGACCTGCTTCAGTTCCATCGACCACCAGGGGCGCTACGCCTACGGCAACCAGCCCGCCATCATCTTCTGGAACCTGGCACGGCTGGCCGAAACGCTGCTGCCCCTGATCAATACCGATGAAGATCGGGCCATCGAAGGCGCCTTGCAGGTCATCAAGGAGGCACAGACCTTCTATCGCGCCGCCTGGCTGCAGGTCTTTACCCGCAAGTTGGGGCTTAACAGGCCCGATGCGGCACTCATCGAGGAGATGCATCAGCTTTGGCAAGGACAGGGGGTGGATTTCACCAGCTTTTTTCGCGCCCTGCCCGCTGCCTTGGGCGGCGACGAGGCGCCGTTGCGAGCACTTTTCGACGATGATGCCGCAGTGGGCGATTGGCTGGCCGGCTACCGTGCCCTGGCCAGTAACGCCACCCCCGAGTTGGTCGCGCGCAACAACCCTGTTTACATTCCCCGCAATCAACTGGTGGAAGAGGCGCTACAAGCGGCCAGCTTCCAGGACGACATGGAACCATTCCGGCGTTTGCTGGCACTGGTGCAAGCCCCATTCACCCACGTCGACAGCGCTGAGGCCTACGCCCGGCCGGCCCCGCACGATGCGCCGCAAATCGTAACCTATTGCGGCACTTAA
- a CDS encoding cbb3-type cytochrome c oxidase subunit I, which yields MDRPAYNYDIVKHFVHWSILWGAVSVLVGVIISFQLVMPQLNFGEYLSYGRLRPVHTNAGIFGFAVGGFFALFYYMVQRLCRVPIWSNGLARFQLWLFNIIIVLSAVTLLLGFSQSKEYHEMEWPIDILIAVLWVGFTINILMTIFKRREPQMYISLWFMMAALIGVAVLFVVNGLSVPVTLFKSYSAFAGTNDANVQWWYGHNAVAMVLTVPPLAVFYYFLPKSTGVPIYSHRLGIVAFWSLIFMYLWTGAHHLLWTPIPDWVQTLAMAFSIMLIAPSWGSVINGYLSMNGQWHQMRENYLVKFFILAITFYGLQTLQGPMQAVRSFSGFIHYTEWIPGHVHMGTMGWITLLICGAFYYLAPRLYGRELYSIPLANLHFWLVLIGQLIYSVSMWIAGVVQASMWHSLNDDGSLTYTFVDSLLAMYPYWWIRGLGGVIYLLGIGVFVYNIAMTARGAQTPQQAAQQA from the coding sequence ATGGACAGACCTGCGTACAATTACGACATCGTCAAGCACTTTGTCCACTGGAGCATCCTATGGGGTGCGGTGTCGGTGCTGGTCGGGGTGATCATCTCTTTTCAACTGGTGATGCCCCAGTTGAATTTTGGTGAGTACCTCAGTTACGGCCGCCTGCGGCCGGTTCACACCAATGCCGGCATCTTCGGCTTTGCCGTGGGGGGCTTTTTCGCCCTCTTTTACTACATGGTGCAACGCCTTTGCCGGGTGCCCATCTGGAGCAACGGCTTGGCCCGTTTCCAGCTCTGGCTGTTCAATATCATCATCGTGCTCTCGGCGGTGACCCTGCTTTTGGGTTTTTCTCAGAGCAAGGAATACCACGAGATGGAGTGGCCCATCGACATTCTGATTGCCGTGCTCTGGGTGGGTTTTACCATCAACATTTTAATGACCATTTTCAAGCGCCGCGAGCCGCAGATGTACATTTCGCTGTGGTTCATGATGGCGGCGCTGATCGGGGTGGCGGTGCTCTTTGTGGTCAACGGCCTGTCGGTGCCGGTGACCCTGTTTAAATCCTACTCCGCCTTTGCCGGTACCAACGACGCCAACGTGCAGTGGTGGTACGGGCATAATGCCGTGGCCATGGTGCTCACCGTGCCGCCGCTGGCCGTCTTTTACTACTTTTTGCCCAAGTCCACCGGGGTGCCGATATACAGCCACCGGCTGGGCATTGTCGCTTTCTGGTCGCTGATCTTCATGTACCTCTGGACCGGCGCCCACCATCTGCTCTGGACCCCCATTCCCGACTGGGTGCAGACCCTGGCCATGGCCTTTTCCATCATGCTGATTGCTCCCTCCTGGGGTTCGGTGATCAACGGTTACCTGTCCATGAACGGCCAGTGGCACCAGATGCGGGAAAATTACCTGGTCAAATTTTTTATCCTGGCCATCACCTTCTATGGCCTGCAGACCCTGCAGGGGCCGATGCAGGCGGTTCGCAGCTTCTCCGGTTTTATCCACTACACCGAGTGGATCCCCGGCCATGTCCACATGGGCACCATGGGCTGGATCACCCTGCTGATCTGCGGCGCTTTTTATTACCTGGCGCCACGGTTGTACGGGCGCGAGTTGTACAGTATTCCCCTGGCCAATCTCCACTTCTGGCTGGTGCTTATCGGCCAGCTTATCTACTCGGTGAGCATGTGGATCGCCGGGGTGGTGCAGGCCTCCATGTGGCACAGCCTTAATGATGACGGCTCCCTCACCTATACCTTCGTGGATTCGCTGCTGGCCATGTACCCCTACTGGTGGATCAGAGGCCTGGGCGGCGTGATCTATCTGTTGGGAATCGGAGTTTTTGTCTACAATATCGCGATGACGGCCCGGGGGGCGCAAACCCCGCAACAGGCCGCGCAGCAGGCATAA
- a CDS encoding Mut7-C RNAse domain-containing protein, giving the protein MIRLIFHGELAELLTAPQAAGEVRTTARGASIKDMVEACGIPHTEVGKIAAGQSVNFSYIPADDERLDIFPLTPPVDITIPTCLRPEPFTAVRFIIDVNVAKLARRLRMLGFDALLPADHDDANLARLAAAGRILLTRDRRLLKRRQVLFGRLIRATDPQKQLLEVLNHYGLQQRALPFSRCLNCNEILQPVAKEKIIHRLEPLTKKYYTRFKYCPACDQIYWAGSHREKMQHLVEQALPHAR; this is encoded by the coding sequence ATGATACGGCTGATTTTTCACGGAGAGCTGGCGGAACTGCTAACGGCCCCGCAGGCTGCCGGTGAAGTTCGGACGACCGCCAGGGGCGCTTCCATCAAAGATATGGTCGAAGCCTGCGGGATACCCCATACCGAGGTGGGAAAGATTGCCGCCGGGCAGTCGGTGAACTTCAGCTACATCCCCGCCGACGATGAGCGGCTGGATATTTTTCCGCTCACCCCGCCCGTTGATATCACCATCCCCACCTGCCTGCGACCTGAGCCTTTCACCGCAGTCCGGTTCATAATCGATGTCAACGTGGCCAAACTGGCCCGGCGCTTACGAATGCTGGGTTTCGACGCCCTGTTGCCGGCCGACCACGACGACGCCAACCTGGCCCGGCTGGCCGCCGCCGGCCGTATTCTGCTGACCCGGGACCGACGCCTGCTCAAGCGCCGCCAGGTGCTGTTCGGCCGCCTGATCCGGGCCACCGACCCCCAAAAACAACTCCTGGAAGTGCTCAACCACTATGGCCTGCAGCAGCGGGCCCTCCCCTTCAGCCGCTGCCTGAATTGCAACGAGATCCTGCAGCCGGTGGCCAAAGAAAAAATTATTCACCGCCTGGAGCCCCTGACCAAAAAATACTACACTCGCTTCAAATACTGCCCCGCCTGCGACCAGATCTACTGGGCCGGCTCCCACCGGGAAAAAATGCAGCACCTGGTCGAGCAGGCCTTACCGCACGCAAGATAA